A stretch of the Denticeps clupeoides chromosome 6, fDenClu1.1, whole genome shotgun sequence genome encodes the following:
- the LOC114792825 gene encoding uncharacterized protein LOC114792825: protein MVQACILPLIFSIILFNLTDAAVIWAKKGSSVHLPCPLQFQKGTVSVEWEKNGAQQLCGYYVTRNHSSFHSNSSEICRIGVNSSGLTLSYVQYDDSGNYTCTQRRIIPPPVEEALHTTSLHVEGLSLERLNSSVPHCMELRCTLEGVESEDANFTWRREGQGLPEQVWINHTAGTRSSLFLCKPDWREGDTFTCSATLTNRTQFSQNISVPAAMSEPRTNSNLMLFIASGGAGTVVIITVAILCVCKCKKKAQSSGPVFYNKVYENFSFSTLQNAEGQALAAEDGLYEICSVSPPQASYFYKQLQLYPNGMNGFSVCLSGDG, encoded by the exons ATGGTCCAAGCGTGCATCTTACCGTTAATCTTTTCAATCATTCTTTTTAACCTTACAG atgctgCAGTGATTTGGGCTAAAAAAGGTAGTTCTGTGCATCTGCCGTGTCCCCTGCAGTTTCAGAAAGGAACAGTTTCTGTAGAGTGGGAGAAAAATGGAGCTCAGCAACTTTGTGGATACTATGTTACAAGGAATCATAGTTCCTTCCATTCAAATTCTTCAGAAATATGTCGTATAGGAGTAAATTCGTCTGGACTGACACTGTCGTATGTGCAGTACGACGACTCTGGAAATTACACCTGCACACAGAGGAGAATTATACCACCACCAGTAGAGGAAGCTTTACACACGACCAGTCTGCACGTTGAAG GTCTGTCCTTGGAGCGGCTGAACAGCAGTGTTCCTCACTGCATGGAGCTGCGGTGCACACTGGAAGGAGTGGAATCAGAAGATGCAAATTTCACTTGGAGAAGAGAAGGTCAAGGATTGCCAGAGCAAGTGTGGATCAATCACACTGCTGGCACGAGAAGCTCCTTGTTCCTGTGTAAACCTGACTGGAGAGAAGGTGACACATTCACCTGCTCTGCTACGCTCACCAACCGAACTCAGTTCAGTCAGAACATCTCAGTCCCTGCTGCCATGTCAG AGCCTCGTACCAACAGTAATTTGATGTTGTTCATCGCATCTGGAGGTGCAGGGACTGTGGTGATCATCACTGTTGCGATTCTGTGTGTCTGCAAAT gcAAGAAAAAAGCTCAGTCTTCAGGTCCTGTCTTCTACAACAAGGTGTACGAGAATTTCAGTTTCAGTACCCTGCAGAATGCAGAAGGCCAGGCCCTGGCAGCAGAAGATGGGCTTTATGAAATATGCTCTGTCAGCCCACCTCAGGCAAGCTACTTTTATAA